In the Sus scrofa isolate TJ Tabasco breed Duroc chromosome 7, Sscrofa11.1, whole genome shotgun sequence genome, one interval contains:
- the LRP10 gene encoding low-density lipoprotein receptor-related protein 10 precursor (The RefSeq protein has 1 substitution compared to this genomic sequence), which produces MLPAILLLLGGALAHQDRILFPNHACEDPPAVLLEVQGTIQRPLGRDSRISPANCTWLILGSKEQTVTIRFQKLHLACGSERLILSSPFQPQLSLCEAPASPLQLPGGNVTITYSYAGARAPMGQGFLLSYSQDWLMCLQEEFQCLNHRCVPLAQRCDGFDACGDGSDEAGCSSDPFPELTPVPVPTPPCNHTLEDFYGVFSSLGYSHLASVSHPQSCLWLLDPHDGRRLAVRFTALDLGYGDAVHVYDGTGPPETLRLLRSLTHFSNGKAVTVETLSGQATVDYHTVAWSSGRGFNATYHVRGYCLPWDRPCGLGSGLGASEGLGECCYSEAQRCDGSWDCADGTDEENCPSCPPGHYPCGAAGTPGATACYLPADRCNYQTFCADGADERRCRHCQPGNFRCRDEKCVYETWVCDGQPDCADGSDEWDCSYALPRKVITAAVIGSLVCGLLLVIALGCTCKLYAIRTQEYSIFAPLSRMEAEIVQQQAPPSYGQLIAQGAIPPVEDFPTENPNDNSVLGNLRSLLQILRQDMTPGGATGARRRQRGRSMRRLVRRLRRWGLLPRTNPPARTPETRSQVTSSAAPPETLDGSTGLASEGGAVGGQDGEQAPPLPVKAPLPPASTSAAFPTVSEAPGPLPSASLEPSLLSGVVQALRGRLLPSLRPPGPTRDPPGPHTTVLSPEDEDDVLLVPLAEPGVWVVEAEDEPLLA; this is translated from the exons ATGCTGCCGGCCATCCTTCTCCTCCTGG GAGGCGCTCTGGCCCACCAAGACCGGATCCTTTTCCCAAATCATG CCTGTGAGGACCCCCCAGCAGTGCTTTTGGAAGTGCAGGGCACCATACAGAGGCCCCTGGGCCGGGACAGCCGCATCTCCCCTGCCAACTGCACCTGGCTCATCCTGGGCAGCAAGGAGCAGACTGTAACCATCAG GTTCCAAAAACTACACCTGGCCTGTGGCTCAGAGCGCTTAATCCTGAGCTCCCCCTTCCAGCCACAGCTCTCCCTGTGCGAGGCACCTGCCAGCCCTCTGCAGCTGCCTGGAGGCAACGTCACCATCACCTACAGCTATGCTGGGGCCAGAGCACCCATGGGCCAGGGCTTCCTGCTCTCCTACAGCCAAG ATTGGCTGATGTGCCTGCAGGAAGAGTTCCAGTGCCTGAACCACCGCTGTGTGCCCTTAGCCCAGCGCTGCGATGGGTTTGATGCCTGTGGCGATGGCTCTGATGAGGcaggttgcagctcagatcccttccCTGAACTGACCCCagtccctgtccccaccccaccctgcaatCACACCCTGGAAGACTTCTATGGGGTCTTCTCTTCCCTTGGATACTCACACCTGGCCTCAGTCTCCCACCCCCAGTCCTGCCTCTGGCTGCTGGACCCCCATGATGGCCGGCGCCTGGCAGTGCGATTCACAGCCCTGGACCTGGGCTATGGAGATGCCGTGCATGTGTATGATGGCACGGGGCCCCCCGAGACCCTCCGGCTGCTGCGCAGCCTCACCCACTTCAGCAATGGCAAGGCTGTCACTGTGGAGACACTGTCTGGCCAGGCCACCGTGGACTACCACACAGTCGCCTGGAGCAGTGGTCGGGGCTTCAATGCCACCTACCACGTGCGGGGCTACTGCTTGCCTTGGGACCGACCATGTGGCTTAGGCTCTGGCTTGGGGGCTAGTGAGGGCCTGGGCGAGCGCTGCTACAGTGAGGCACAGCGCTGCGATGGCTCCTGGGACTGTGCCGATGGCACAGACGAGGAGAACTGTCCCAGCTGCCCACCTGGACACTACCCCTGTGGGGCTGCCGGCACCCCTGGTGCCACAGCCTGCTACCTGCCTGCTGACCGCTGCAACTACCAGACCTTCTGTGCTGATGGAGCAGACGAGAGACGCTGTCGGCACTGCCAGCCTGGCAACTTTCGATGCCGGGATGAGAAGTGCGTGTATGAGACATGGGTGTGCGATGGGCAGCCTGACTGTGCTGATGGCAGCGACGAGTGGGACTGCTCCTATGCCCTGCCCCGCAAAGTCATTACTGCCGCCGTCATTGGCAGCCTCGTGTGTGGCTTGCTGCTGGTCATTGccctgggctgcacctgcaagctCTATGCCATTCGCACCCAGGAGTACAG CATCTTTGCCCCCCTCTCCCGGATGGAGGCTGAAATTGTGCAGCAGCAGGCGCCTCCCTCCTATGGGCAGCTCATTGCCCAGGGCGCCATCCCACCTGTAGAGGACTTCCCTACAGAGAACCCCAATGAT AACTCAGTGCTGGGCAACCTGCGCTCTCTGCTGCAGATCTTGCGCCAGGACATGACTCCAGGGGGGGCCACAGGTGCCCGCCGCCGCCAACGGGGCCGTTCTATGCGCCGCCTGGTGCGTCGTCTCCGCCGCTGGGGCCTGCTTCCTCGAACCAACCCCCCGGCCAGGACCCCTGAGACCAGATCCCAGGTCACATCTTCTGCTGCTCCCCCCGAGACCTTAGATGGCAGCACAGGTCTGGCCAGTGAGGGCGGGGCAGTGGGCGGACAGGATGGGGAACAGGCACCCCCGCTGCCTGTCAAGGCCCCGCTGCCACCTGCCAGCACATCTGCAGCCTTTCCTACTGTCTCTGAGGCCCCGGGGCCACTGCCCTCAGCATCCCTGGAGCCATCACTGCTGTCCGGAGTAGTACAGGCCCTGCGAGGCCGCCTCCTGCCCAGCCTGCGGCCCCCAGGACCAACCCGGGACCCACCTGGACCCCACACAACAGTCCTATCCCCAGAGGATGAGGATGATGTGCTCTTGGTGCCACTGGCTGAGCCGGGGGTCTGGGTGGTTGAAGCGGAGGATGAGCCACTGCTTGCCTGA
- the LRP10 gene encoding low-density lipoprotein receptor-related protein 10 isoform X3, giving the protein MGQGFLLSYSQDWLMCLQEEFQCLNHRCVPLAQRCDGFDACGDGSDEAGCSSDPFPELTPVPVPTPPCNHTLEDFYGVFSSLGYSHLASVSHPQSCLWLLDPHDGRRLAVRFTALDLGYGDAVHVYDGTGPPETLRLLRSLTHFSNGKAVTVETLSGQATVDYHTVAWSSGRGFNATYHVRGYCLPWDRPCGLGSGLGASEGLGERCYSEAQRCDGSWDCADGTDEENCPSCPPGHYPCGAAGTPGATACYLPADRCNYQTFCADGADERRCRHCQPGNFRCRDEKCVYETWVCDGQPDCADGSDEWDCSYALPRKVITAAVIGSLVCGLLLVIALGCTCKLYAIRTQEYSIFAPLSRMEAEIVQQQAPPSYGQLIAQGAIPPVEDFPTENPNDNSVLGNLRSLLQILRQDMTPGGATGARRRQRGRSMRRLVRRLRRWGLLPRTNPPARTPETRSQVTSSAAPPETLDGSTGLASEGGAVGGQDGEQAPPLPVKAPLPPASTSAAFPTVSEAPGPLPSASLEPSLLSGVVQALRGRLLPSLRPPGPTRDPPGPHTTVLSPEDEDDVLLVPLAEPGVWVVEAEDEPLLA; this is encoded by the exons ATGGGCCAGGGCTTCCTGCTCTCCTACAGCCAAG ATTGGCTGATGTGCCTGCAGGAAGAGTTCCAGTGCCTGAACCACCGCTGTGTGCCCTTAGCCCAGCGCTGCGATGGGTTTGATGCCTGTGGCGATGGCTCTGATGAGGcaggttgcagctcagatcccttccCTGAACTGACCCCagtccctgtccccaccccaccctgcaatCACACCCTGGAAGACTTCTATGGGGTCTTCTCTTCCCTTGGATACTCACACCTGGCCTCAGTCTCCCACCCCCAGTCCTGCCTCTGGCTGCTGGACCCCCATGATGGCCGGCGCCTGGCAGTGCGATTCACAGCCCTGGACCTGGGCTATGGAGATGCCGTGCATGTGTATGATGGCACGGGGCCCCCCGAGACCCTCCGGCTGCTGCGCAGCCTCACCCACTTCAGCAATGGCAAGGCTGTCACTGTGGAGACACTGTCTGGCCAGGCCACCGTGGACTACCACACAGTCGCCTGGAGCAGTGGTCGGGGCTTCAATGCCACCTACCACGTGCGGGGCTACTGCTTGCCTTGGGACCGACCATGTGGCTTAGGCTCTGGCTTGGGGGCTAGTGAGGGCCTGGGCGAGCGCTGCTACAGTGAGGCACAGCGCTGCGATGGCTCCTGGGACTGTGCCGATGGCACAGACGAGGAGAACTGTCCCAGCTGCCCACCTGGACACTACCCCTGTGGGGCTGCCGGCACCCCTGGTGCCACAGCCTGCTACCTGCCTGCTGACCGCTGCAACTACCAGACCTTCTGTGCTGATGGAGCAGACGAGAGACGCTGTCGGCACTGCCAGCCTGGCAACTTTCGATGCCGGGATGAGAAGTGCGTGTATGAGACATGGGTGTGCGATGGGCAGCCTGACTGTGCTGATGGCAGCGACGAGTGGGACTGCTCCTATGCCCTGCCCCGCAAAGTCATTACTGCCGCCGTCATTGGCAGCCTCGTGTGTGGCTTGCTGCTGGTCATTGccctgggctgcacctgcaagctCTATGCCATTCGCACCCAGGAGTACAG CATCTTTGCCCCCCTCTCCCGGATGGAGGCTGAAATTGTGCAGCAGCAGGCGCCTCCCTCCTATGGGCAGCTCATTGCCCAGGGCGCCATCCCACCTGTAGAGGACTTCCCTACAGAGAACCCCAATGAT AACTCAGTGCTGGGCAACCTGCGCTCTCTGCTGCAGATCTTGCGCCAGGACATGACTCCAGGGGGGGCCACAGGTGCCCGCCGCCGCCAACGGGGCCGTTCTATGCGCCGCCTGGTGCGTCGTCTCCGCCGCTGGGGCCTGCTTCCTCGAACCAACCCCCCGGCCAGGACCCCTGAGACCAGATCCCAGGTCACATCTTCTGCTGCTCCCCCCGAGACCTTAGATGGCAGCACAGGTCTGGCCAGTGAGGGCGGGGCAGTGGGCGGACAGGATGGGGAACAGGCACCCCCGCTGCCTGTCAAGGCCCCGCTGCCACCTGCCAGCACATCTGCAGCCTTTCCTACTGTCTCTGAGGCCCCGGGGCCACTGCCCTCAGCATCCCTGGAGCCATCACTGCTGTCCGGAGTAGTACAGGCCCTGCGAGGCCGCCTCCTGCCCAGCCTGCGGCCCCCAGGACCAACCCGGGACCCACCTGGACCCCACACAACAGTCCTATCCCCAGAGGATGAGGATGATGTGCTCTTGGTGCCACTGGCTGAGCCGGGGGTCTGGGTGGTTGAAGCGGAGGATGAGCCACTGCTTGCCTGA
- the LRP10 gene encoding low-density lipoprotein receptor-related protein 10 isoform X1: MKPGEEWHGKRLATDVLTFLSPACEDPPAVLLEVQGTIQRPLGRDSRISPANCTWLILGSKEQTVTIRFQKLHLACGSERLILSSPFQPQLSLCEAPASPLQLPGGNVTITYSYAGARAPMGQGFLLSYSQDWLMCLQEEFQCLNHRCVPLAQRCDGFDACGDGSDEAGCSSDPFPELTPVPVPTPPCNHTLEDFYGVFSSLGYSHLASVSHPQSCLWLLDPHDGRRLAVRFTALDLGYGDAVHVYDGTGPPETLRLLRSLTHFSNGKAVTVETLSGQATVDYHTVAWSSGRGFNATYHVRGYCLPWDRPCGLGSGLGASEGLGERCYSEAQRCDGSWDCADGTDEENCPSCPPGHYPCGAAGTPGATACYLPADRCNYQTFCADGADERRCRHCQPGNFRCRDEKCVYETWVCDGQPDCADGSDEWDCSYALPRKVITAAVIGSLVCGLLLVIALGCTCKLYAIRTQEYSIFAPLSRMEAEIVQQQAPPSYGQLIAQGAIPPVEDFPTENPNDNSVLGNLRSLLQILRQDMTPGGATGARRRQRGRSMRRLVRRLRRWGLLPRTNPPARTPETRSQVTSSAAPPETLDGSTGLASEGGAVGGQDGEQAPPLPVKAPLPPASTSAAFPTVSEAPGPLPSASLEPSLLSGVVQALRGRLLPSLRPPGPTRDPPGPHTTVLSPEDEDDVLLVPLAEPGVWVVEAEDEPLLA, translated from the exons ATGAAGCCTGGGGAGGAGTGGCATGGTAAGAGGCTCGCAACTGATGTCCTTACCTTCCTCTCTCCAGCCTGTGAGGACCCCCCAGCAGTGCTTTTGGAAGTGCAGGGCACCATACAGAGGCCCCTGGGCCGGGACAGCCGCATCTCCCCTGCCAACTGCACCTGGCTCATCCTGGGCAGCAAGGAGCAGACTGTAACCATCAG GTTCCAAAAACTACACCTGGCCTGTGGCTCAGAGCGCTTAATCCTGAGCTCCCCCTTCCAGCCACAGCTCTCCCTGTGCGAGGCACCTGCCAGCCCTCTGCAGCTGCCTGGAGGCAACGTCACCATCACCTACAGCTATGCTGGGGCCAGAGCACCCATGGGCCAGGGCTTCCTGCTCTCCTACAGCCAAG ATTGGCTGATGTGCCTGCAGGAAGAGTTCCAGTGCCTGAACCACCGCTGTGTGCCCTTAGCCCAGCGCTGCGATGGGTTTGATGCCTGTGGCGATGGCTCTGATGAGGcaggttgcagctcagatcccttccCTGAACTGACCCCagtccctgtccccaccccaccctgcaatCACACCCTGGAAGACTTCTATGGGGTCTTCTCTTCCCTTGGATACTCACACCTGGCCTCAGTCTCCCACCCCCAGTCCTGCCTCTGGCTGCTGGACCCCCATGATGGCCGGCGCCTGGCAGTGCGATTCACAGCCCTGGACCTGGGCTATGGAGATGCCGTGCATGTGTATGATGGCACGGGGCCCCCCGAGACCCTCCGGCTGCTGCGCAGCCTCACCCACTTCAGCAATGGCAAGGCTGTCACTGTGGAGACACTGTCTGGCCAGGCCACCGTGGACTACCACACAGTCGCCTGGAGCAGTGGTCGGGGCTTCAATGCCACCTACCACGTGCGGGGCTACTGCTTGCCTTGGGACCGACCATGTGGCTTAGGCTCTGGCTTGGGGGCTAGTGAGGGCCTGGGCGAGCGCTGCTACAGTGAGGCACAGCGCTGCGATGGCTCCTGGGACTGTGCCGATGGCACAGACGAGGAGAACTGTCCCAGCTGCCCACCTGGACACTACCCCTGTGGGGCTGCCGGCACCCCTGGTGCCACAGCCTGCTACCTGCCTGCTGACCGCTGCAACTACCAGACCTTCTGTGCTGATGGAGCAGACGAGAGACGCTGTCGGCACTGCCAGCCTGGCAACTTTCGATGCCGGGATGAGAAGTGCGTGTATGAGACATGGGTGTGCGATGGGCAGCCTGACTGTGCTGATGGCAGCGACGAGTGGGACTGCTCCTATGCCCTGCCCCGCAAAGTCATTACTGCCGCCGTCATTGGCAGCCTCGTGTGTGGCTTGCTGCTGGTCATTGccctgggctgcacctgcaagctCTATGCCATTCGCACCCAGGAGTACAG CATCTTTGCCCCCCTCTCCCGGATGGAGGCTGAAATTGTGCAGCAGCAGGCGCCTCCCTCCTATGGGCAGCTCATTGCCCAGGGCGCCATCCCACCTGTAGAGGACTTCCCTACAGAGAACCCCAATGAT AACTCAGTGCTGGGCAACCTGCGCTCTCTGCTGCAGATCTTGCGCCAGGACATGACTCCAGGGGGGGCCACAGGTGCCCGCCGCCGCCAACGGGGCCGTTCTATGCGCCGCCTGGTGCGTCGTCTCCGCCGCTGGGGCCTGCTTCCTCGAACCAACCCCCCGGCCAGGACCCCTGAGACCAGATCCCAGGTCACATCTTCTGCTGCTCCCCCCGAGACCTTAGATGGCAGCACAGGTCTGGCCAGTGAGGGCGGGGCAGTGGGCGGACAGGATGGGGAACAGGCACCCCCGCTGCCTGTCAAGGCCCCGCTGCCACCTGCCAGCACATCTGCAGCCTTTCCTACTGTCTCTGAGGCCCCGGGGCCACTGCCCTCAGCATCCCTGGAGCCATCACTGCTGTCCGGAGTAGTACAGGCCCTGCGAGGCCGCCTCCTGCCCAGCCTGCGGCCCCCAGGACCAACCCGGGACCCACCTGGACCCCACACAACAGTCCTATCCCCAGAGGATGAGGATGATGTGCTCTTGGTGCCACTGGCTGAGCCGGGGGTCTGGGTGGTTGAAGCGGAGGATGAGCCACTGCTTGCCTGA
- the LRP10 gene encoding low-density lipoprotein receptor-related protein 10 isoform X2, which produces MLPAILLLLGGALAHQDRILFPNHACEDPPAVLLEVQGTIQRPLGRDSRISPANCTWLILGSKEQTVTIRFQKLHLACGSERLILSSPFQPQLSLCEAPASPLQLPGGNVTITYSYAGARAPMGQGFLLSYSQDWLMCLQEEFQCLNHRCVPLAQRCDGFDACGDGSDEAGCSSDPFPELTPVPVPTPPCNHTLEDFYGVFSSLGYSHLASVSHPQSCLWLLDPHDGRRLAVRFTALDLGYGDAVHVYDGTGPPETLRLLRSLTHFSNGKAVTVETLSGQATVDYHTVAWSSGRGFNATYHVRGYCLPWDRPCGLGSGLGASEGLGERCYSEAQRCDGSWDCADGTDEENCPSCPPGHYPCGAAGTPGATACYLPADRCNYQTFCADGADERRCRHCQPGNFRCRDEKCVYETWVCDGQPDCADGSDEWDCSYALPRKVITAAVIGSLVCGLLLVIALGCTCKLYAIRTQEYSIFAPLSRMEAEIVQQQAPPSYGQLIAQGAIPPVEDFPTENPNDNSVLGNLRSLLQILRQDMTPGGATGARRRQRGRSMRRLVRRLRRWGLLPRTNPPARTPETRSQARKRIKMPVRDASGQARRLCQDHF; this is translated from the exons ATGCTGCCGGCCATCCTTCTCCTCCTGG GAGGCGCTCTGGCCCACCAAGACCGGATCCTTTTCCCAAATCATG CCTGTGAGGACCCCCCAGCAGTGCTTTTGGAAGTGCAGGGCACCATACAGAGGCCCCTGGGCCGGGACAGCCGCATCTCCCCTGCCAACTGCACCTGGCTCATCCTGGGCAGCAAGGAGCAGACTGTAACCATCAG GTTCCAAAAACTACACCTGGCCTGTGGCTCAGAGCGCTTAATCCTGAGCTCCCCCTTCCAGCCACAGCTCTCCCTGTGCGAGGCACCTGCCAGCCCTCTGCAGCTGCCTGGAGGCAACGTCACCATCACCTACAGCTATGCTGGGGCCAGAGCACCCATGGGCCAGGGCTTCCTGCTCTCCTACAGCCAAG ATTGGCTGATGTGCCTGCAGGAAGAGTTCCAGTGCCTGAACCACCGCTGTGTGCCCTTAGCCCAGCGCTGCGATGGGTTTGATGCCTGTGGCGATGGCTCTGATGAGGcaggttgcagctcagatcccttccCTGAACTGACCCCagtccctgtccccaccccaccctgcaatCACACCCTGGAAGACTTCTATGGGGTCTTCTCTTCCCTTGGATACTCACACCTGGCCTCAGTCTCCCACCCCCAGTCCTGCCTCTGGCTGCTGGACCCCCATGATGGCCGGCGCCTGGCAGTGCGATTCACAGCCCTGGACCTGGGCTATGGAGATGCCGTGCATGTGTATGATGGCACGGGGCCCCCCGAGACCCTCCGGCTGCTGCGCAGCCTCACCCACTTCAGCAATGGCAAGGCTGTCACTGTGGAGACACTGTCTGGCCAGGCCACCGTGGACTACCACACAGTCGCCTGGAGCAGTGGTCGGGGCTTCAATGCCACCTACCACGTGCGGGGCTACTGCTTGCCTTGGGACCGACCATGTGGCTTAGGCTCTGGCTTGGGGGCTAGTGAGGGCCTGGGCGAGCGCTGCTACAGTGAGGCACAGCGCTGCGATGGCTCCTGGGACTGTGCCGATGGCACAGACGAGGAGAACTGTCCCAGCTGCCCACCTGGACACTACCCCTGTGGGGCTGCCGGCACCCCTGGTGCCACAGCCTGCTACCTGCCTGCTGACCGCTGCAACTACCAGACCTTCTGTGCTGATGGAGCAGACGAGAGACGCTGTCGGCACTGCCAGCCTGGCAACTTTCGATGCCGGGATGAGAAGTGCGTGTATGAGACATGGGTGTGCGATGGGCAGCCTGACTGTGCTGATGGCAGCGACGAGTGGGACTGCTCCTATGCCCTGCCCCGCAAAGTCATTACTGCCGCCGTCATTGGCAGCCTCGTGTGTGGCTTGCTGCTGGTCATTGccctgggctgcacctgcaagctCTATGCCATTCGCACCCAGGAGTACAG CATCTTTGCCCCCCTCTCCCGGATGGAGGCTGAAATTGTGCAGCAGCAGGCGCCTCCCTCCTATGGGCAGCTCATTGCCCAGGGCGCCATCCCACCTGTAGAGGACTTCCCTACAGAGAACCCCAATGAT AACTCAGTGCTGGGCAACCTGCGCTCTCTGCTGCAGATCTTGCGCCAGGACATGACTCCAGGGGGGGCCACAGGTGCCCGCCGCCGCCAACGGGGCCGTTCTATGCGCCGCCTGGTGCGTCGTCTCCGCCGCTGGGGCCTGCTTCCTCGAACCAACCCCCCGGCCAGGACCCCTGAGACCAGATCCCAG gcaagaaagagaattaagatgcctgtgagagatgcaagcgggcaggcaagaaGACTCTGCCAAGAccacttttaa